One region of Jonesiaceae bacterium BS-20 genomic DNA includes:
- a CDS encoding S-ribosylhomocysteine lyase — MSEQTTDVTPESFELDHNLVVAPYVRVAHEGTLKGGGKIVKYDVRFTQPNKQFLEMPAVHSVEHLLATTFRQVTPYVVDISPMGCQTGFYVATDGDGITSYDEFLQILTSALELALAADSVPGATEVQCGWAASHTLEGAKATITEFLNAKSEWTTVFND; from the coding sequence GTGTCTGAGCAAACCACAGATGTAACTCCGGAATCTTTTGAACTCGACCACAACCTGGTCGTGGCCCCATACGTGCGCGTTGCGCACGAGGGCACCCTCAAGGGTGGCGGAAAAATTGTTAAGTATGACGTGCGGTTCACGCAGCCCAATAAGCAGTTCCTTGAAATGCCCGCCGTACACTCGGTTGAGCACCTCCTTGCCACCACGTTTAGGCAGGTCACACCCTATGTAGTTGATATCTCTCCGATGGGATGCCAGACCGGTTTCTACGTCGCAACCGACGGTGACGGGATCACCTCCTATGACGAGTTCCTCCAGATTTTGACTTCCGCCCTTGAACTCGCACTCGCCGCAGACTCGGTTCCCGGCGCCACCGAGGTGCAATGCGGTTGGGCCGCCAGCCACACCCTCGAGGGCGCAAAGGCCACCATCACCGAATTCCTGAATGCCAAATCTGAATGGACGACCGTTTTCAATGACTGA
- a CDS encoding purine-nucleoside phosphorylase, whose product MTDLLVFAHPDEAQAFADVPHVVTGFGKVNGAFGLTKAILEHKPGRVFVLGTAGSLRDGLGTKVYQAKTAFQHDAPFSAGAHHGIGTEQFGDYVTIATGDTFVADAEKKAHCLELGADLVDMETAVYLQIGAALDTPVYVLKTPSDDADEGADKLWDIVVKECSQRLRAFYDANLA is encoded by the coding sequence ATGACTGATCTCCTCGTATTTGCCCACCCGGATGAGGCTCAAGCCTTCGCCGATGTCCCCCACGTAGTCACCGGTTTTGGCAAGGTCAACGGCGCCTTTGGATTGACCAAAGCAATTCTTGAGCACAAGCCCGGCCGGGTTTTTGTGCTCGGAACCGCCGGGAGTTTGCGCGACGGACTAGGCACCAAGGTCTACCAAGCAAAAACCGCGTTCCAGCATGACGCCCCCTTCAGCGCGGGTGCGCACCACGGTATTGGAACCGAGCAGTTTGGTGACTACGTCACGATCGCAACCGGAGACACCTTCGTTGCCGACGCAGAGAAAAAGGCGCACTGCCTCGAGCTCGGCGCCGACCTAGTGGACATGGAAACAGCCGTCTACTTGCAGATTGGGGCAGCTTTGGACACCCCGGTGTACGTGCTCAAGACGCCGTCCGATGACGCAGACGAGGGCGCGGACAAGCTCTGGGACATTGTGGTTAAGGAATGCTCGCAGCGCTTACGCGCATTTTACGATGCCAACCTTGCGTAG
- a CDS encoding MFS transporter: MSLSKNSSRRWWVLAVLSLTQLVVVLDGTIVNIALPQAQLELGFSDSQRQWVITAYALAFGALLLLGGRIADYWGRKRTYLTGMIGFGVASVYAGLAQTGFELIIGRGLQGVFAAMLAPAALSLLTVTFTHGRERNTAFAIFGTVAGTGAAIGLVLGGILTEFADWRWCLLVNVFFVILGLIGGVLFLSESKADGDNKYDVWGAITVTLGLGTLVYGFSLAEQGWGSVGTIAFLSLGLVLLALFVWIETKVAQPLLPLHILTHRVRAGALGLQAIAGIVMIAAMLYLALHLQIVVGLPPLQAGLATLPMTVAIMAMAPIATKLLTDVGPRLILIGGPLLVAGGLVYLSRITADGNYFTQVLPALVIMGCGMGFVFVPLQNLALLGVAPSDAGAASATANSAMQIGGSIGVSVLTALYVSAAGATDSLVGQPLLEAFTKGYSATFIAAAIAMVAGSGIAAVCIRGPKEELMPHLKSESLVHAG, translated from the coding sequence ATGTCGCTTTCCAAAAACTCATCACGGCGCTGGTGGGTACTTGCAGTCCTTTCACTTACCCAACTGGTTGTTGTTCTTGACGGCACAATCGTCAATATTGCGTTGCCGCAGGCCCAACTGGAACTTGGATTCTCAGACAGCCAACGCCAGTGGGTCATCACCGCCTACGCACTCGCCTTTGGTGCGTTGCTCCTGCTGGGCGGGCGAATCGCCGACTATTGGGGTCGCAAACGCACCTACCTGACCGGCATGATTGGGTTTGGGGTGGCTTCCGTTTACGCGGGGCTTGCCCAAACCGGGTTTGAGCTCATCATTGGTCGCGGCCTGCAAGGCGTTTTCGCGGCGATGCTTGCCCCCGCCGCTCTGTCATTGTTGACGGTGACGTTCACACACGGACGGGAACGCAACACGGCGTTTGCCATTTTTGGCACCGTCGCGGGAACCGGCGCAGCCATAGGGCTAGTCTTGGGCGGAATCCTGACCGAGTTTGCAGACTGGCGCTGGTGCCTCTTGGTTAATGTCTTTTTTGTCATCCTTGGCCTCATTGGTGGCGTGCTATTCCTGAGCGAAAGCAAGGCTGACGGCGACAACAAGTATGACGTCTGGGGCGCTATTACGGTGACGCTTGGCCTAGGCACCTTGGTATATGGGTTCAGCCTTGCTGAACAAGGTTGGGGGAGTGTGGGCACCATTGCCTTCCTGAGCTTGGGCTTGGTGTTGCTGGCACTATTTGTGTGGATCGAAACGAAAGTTGCCCAGCCCCTCTTGCCGTTGCACATTTTGACGCACAGGGTCCGTGCGGGGGCTCTAGGGCTTCAAGCAATTGCAGGGATTGTCATGATTGCGGCCATGCTGTACCTCGCGTTGCACCTGCAGATTGTCGTGGGACTGCCGCCGCTGCAGGCAGGTCTAGCTACGCTACCCATGACGGTTGCCATCATGGCGATGGCCCCGATCGCCACCAAGTTACTGACTGACGTTGGCCCACGCCTCATTCTCATTGGTGGCCCACTCCTGGTGGCCGGTGGTTTGGTTTACCTGAGCCGGATCACCGCCGATGGCAACTACTTCACCCAAGTGCTGCCGGCCCTTGTCATCATGGGGTGCGGTATGGGCTTTGTGTTTGTGCCTTTGCAAAACCTTGCGCTGCTTGGAGTTGCCCCTTCCGATGCCGGTGCTGCGTCAGCGACGGCAAACTCCGCTATGCAGATTGGCGGTTCAATCGGGGTTTCCGTTTTGACCGCACTATATGTGTCGGCTGCGGGCGCAACCGATTCCCTTGTGGGCCAGCCCCTACTTGAGGCTTTCACCAAGGGATATTCGGCTACGTTTATTGCAGCGGCAATAGCTATGGTGGCTGGCTCGGGTATTGCAGCAGTTTGCATCCGCGGACCCAAGGAAGAACTCATGCCGCACTTAAAGTCTGAGAGTCTGGTCCACGCGGGTTAA